From the Drosophila suzukii chromosome 2 unlocalized genomic scaffold, CBGP_Dsuzu_IsoJpt1.0 scf_2c, whole genome shotgun sequence genome, one window contains:
- the p120ctn gene encoding uncharacterized protein p120ctn isoform X10, translating into MYQWSLFLGQEFKSIKDFILNMNSTHNVKMDLSLAHESGNMQTQFASFQNFEQFSASGYSNTPIYVTNPPGIGAMSSLAPRSSVLGPQHKIQTTSPDISIPGTENHSLAPTVRYVQAGKFEDTPQYGISGIPCGIDSEYTDEPVVPYCYTSEANYTGIQGTTSNIKHLSGRTYNDNLNGSEAAADSQCRSFESSTEFKLPQLTMSSLNIVPQRMGDKDDYIAGSDNDICSTMRWRDPNLSEVISFLSNPSSAIKANAAAYLQHLCYMDDPNKQRTRSLGGIPPLVRLLSYDSPEIHKSCK; encoded by the exons ATGTACCAATGGTCCTTATTTCTTGGTCAAGAATTCAAATCAATTAAGGATTTCAT TTTAAACATGAATTCAACTCATAATGTAAAAATGGATCTGTCTCTGGCGCACGAGTCAGGAAATATGCAAACCCAATTTGCATCCTTTCAAAACTTTGAACAGTTTTCGGCATCAGGATATTCAAACACGCCTATATATGTCACAAATCCGCCTGGAATCGGGGCCATGTCAAGTCTTGCACCACGCTCTTCGGTTCTTGGCCCTCAACATAAGATTCAAACCACCTCCCCAGACATTTCCATTCCCGGTACTGAAAATCATTCATTAGCTCCCACAGTGAGATATGTACAAGCAGGCAAATTCGAGGATACGCCACAATATGGAATATCTGGTATACCTTGTGGCATTGACTCCGAGTACACAGATGAACCTGTTGTACCGTACTGCTATACGTCAGAAGCTAACTACACAGGAATTCAAGGCACAACATCAAACATAAAACACCTTTCTGGAAGGACTTATAACGATAACCTAAACGGCTCCGAAGCAGCCGCAGATTCCCAATGTAGATCGTTCGAAAGTTCGACGGAATTTAAGTTACCGCAATTAACCATGAGTTCGTTAAACATTGTCCCTCAAAGAATGGGAGATAAAGATGATTATATTGCAGGATCGGATAATGATATTTGTTCTACAATGAGGTGGCGGGATCCAAATCTTTCGGAAGTTATAAGCTTTTTAAGCAATCCGAGCAGTGCCATAAAGGCAAATGCAGCGGCTTATTTACAACATCTATGCTACATGGACGACCCGAATAAGCAACGAACAAGATCTCTGGGCGGAATACCACCATTAGTTCGATTGCTGTCTTATGATTCTCCAGAAATACATAa
- the p120ctn gene encoding uncharacterized protein p120ctn isoform X9, protein MYQWSLFLGQEFKSIKDFILNMNSTHNVKMDLSLAHESGNMQTQFASFQNFEQFSASGYSNTPIYVTNPPGIGAMSSLAPRSSVLGPQHKIQTTSPDISIPGTENHSLAPTVRYVQAGKFEDTPQYGISGIPCGIDSEYTDEPVVPYCYTSEANYTGIQGTTSNIKHLSGRTYNDNLNGSEAAADSQCRSFESSTEFKLPQLTMSSLNIVPQRMGDKDDYIAGSDNDICSTMRWRDPNLSEVISFLSNPSSAIKANAAAYLQHLCYMDDPNKQRTRSLGGIPPLVRLLSYDSPEIHKRKLGLFWNKQKKERGF, encoded by the exons ATGTACCAATGGTCCTTATTTCTTGGTCAAGAATTCAAATCAATTAAGGATTTCAT TTTAAACATGAATTCAACTCATAATGTAAAAATGGATCTGTCTCTGGCGCACGAGTCAGGAAATATGCAAACCCAATTTGCATCCTTTCAAAACTTTGAACAGTTTTCGGCATCAGGATATTCAAACACGCCTATATATGTCACAAATCCGCCTGGAATCGGGGCCATGTCAAGTCTTGCACCACGCTCTTCGGTTCTTGGCCCTCAACATAAGATTCAAACCACCTCCCCAGACATTTCCATTCCCGGTACTGAAAATCATTCATTAGCTCCCACAGTGAGATATGTACAAGCAGGCAAATTCGAGGATACGCCACAATATGGAATATCTGGTATACCTTGTGGCATTGACTCCGAGTACACAGATGAACCTGTTGTACCGTACTGCTATACGTCAGAAGCTAACTACACAGGAATTCAAGGCACAACATCAAACATAAAACACCTTTCTGGAAGGACTTATAACGATAACCTAAACGGCTCCGAAGCAGCCGCAGATTCCCAATGTAGATCGTTCGAAAGTTCGACGGAATTTAAGTTACCGCAATTAACCATGAGTTCGTTAAACATTGTCCCTCAAAGAATGGGAGATAAAGATGATTATATTGCAGGATCGGATAATGATATTTGTTCTACAATGAGGTGGCGGGATCCAAATCTTTCGGAAGTTATAAGCTTTTTAAGCAATCCGAGCAGTGCCATAAAGGCAAATGCAGCGGCTTATTTACAACATCTATGCTACATGGACGACCCGAATAAGCAACGAACAAGATCTCTGGGCGGAATACCACCATTAGTTCGATTGCTGTCTTATGATTCTCCAGAAATACATAa